The sequence GGATCGATGAGAGAAACTTCTTTCGAGTCTCGGCAGGCTGAGTAATTTCTCTTTATATTGATGTTAGTTTCTGACCTGCAGGAGTCACTGATCCCACGCACCGCCAGATGGCTCTGTCAGCGAAGGACACCTTGACTCTGACACTGGAGGGTGACAAGGTCACGGATGTGACCCAGCTGGGCGAGTACAAACACGTGCTGACATACCGCCTGGGGGAGGAGTTCACAGAGGACACGGCTGGCCGCAAGAGGAAGAGCACCGTCACGCAAAGGGGCGCCGACACGCTGGTCAAGGTCGAGAAGTACGAAGACGGCAAGACCGTCAC comes from Schistocerca piceifrons isolate TAMUIC-IGC-003096 chromosome 8, iqSchPice1.1, whole genome shotgun sequence and encodes:
- the LOC124712407 gene encoding fatty acid-binding protein, muscle-like; its protein translation is MVKQFSGKSYELDVASMENMEAFLDASGVTDPTHRQMALSAKDTLTLTLEGDKVTDVTQLGEYKHVLTYRLGEEFTEDTAGRKRKSTVTQRGADTLVKVEKYEDGKTVTIEKTFSADKMVATLSVGSVTAKRIYKAV